The following are encoded in a window of Cyprinus carpio isolate SPL01 chromosome A13, ASM1834038v1, whole genome shotgun sequence genomic DNA:
- the LOC109105397 gene encoding conserved oligomeric Golgi complex subunit 2-like: MMTLPKGPDSLCFDKDEFMKDDFDVDKFVADCRKRVQLEEMREDLEQYYRLLKTAMVELINKDYADFVNLSTNLVGMDKALNQLSVPLGQLREEVLSLRSSVNEVIEAIDTQLSKQDDIQKKKLCVLRLIQVVRSVEKIEKILHQNTKDSTSLETSSPLLAGQILERIATEFNQLQFHAVQSKGMPLLDKVRPRIAGITAMLQQSLEGLLIQGLQTTNIDIVRHCLRTYATIDKTRDAEALVGQVLVKPYMDEVIVDQFVKSNPNGLKMMYTKLLEFVPHHCRLLREVTGGAISSDKADIVPGYDFLVNSVWPEIIRGVEERVPSLFSAGNPDVFYERYTVSMDFVRKFERQCGSQASVKRLRAHPCYQSFQNKWNLPVYFQLRFKEIAGSLENAISDGLEAAPAGSSYHLQVTEVLWSCVCRCWADQVYLSPLAHRFWKLTLQLISRYTTFLTEVLTKTPPADTSKDSIRPLPSSASSTSSRTSQDADSETGGPTVLSTKKLVFIAADVDKLQGQIPDISEMIKAKLESIGFKNFAIVSEALQDSSASLSSCVPTLNSRMTQHLTERSVRFLKNASEVPRLYRRTNKEVPTRASAYMDNALQPLHQLVTNSKNVVKDSIILEWLRVTLSDCTHRYFETISDVLSSVRKMEESLKRLKQARKTTTTSTIGINAGPSDDSKIRLQLALDTNNLSHQIEKMGLQPSDITMFSSLLELVQEARDLASAEQTGS, from the exons ATGATGACGTTACCAAAGGGACCCGATTCTTTGTGCTTCGACAAAGACGAATTTATGAAG GATGACTTCGACGTGGACAAATTTGTGGCCGATTGCAGAAAGCGTGTCCAGCTGGAAGAGATGCGTGAAGATCTGGAGCAATATTACAGGCTTCTCAAAACAGCCATGGTCGAGCTTATCAATAAAGACTATGCAGATTTCGTTAACCTTTCCACAAATCTT GTTGGAATGGATAAAGCCCTTAATCAGCTCTCTGTCCCTCTGGGCCAGTTACGTGAAGAGGTGCTG AGTTTGAGATCCTCTGTGAATGAAGTTATTGAAGCTATAGACACCCAGCTGTCCAAGCAAGACGACATTCAAAAAAAGAAG CTCTGTGTGTTAAGACTTATCCAAGTTGTGAGATCAGTGGAGAAGATTGAGAAAATTCTTCACCAAAACACTAAGGATTCAACATCACTTGAGACCAGCAG tcCTCTTCTGGCAGGTCAGATTCTAGAGCGGATTGCCACCGAGTTCAACCAGTTACAGTTTCATGCAGTCCAGAGCAAAGGAATGCCTTTGCTTGATAAAGTCCGACCG AGAATAGCAGGCATCACAGCTATGCTTCAGCAGTCACTGGAAGGCTTACTGATCCAAGGCCTGCAGACGACAAATATCGATATCGTACGGCATTGCCTCAGGACATATGCTACCATAGATAAGACGAGGGATGCAGAGGCACTGGTCGGACAGGTCTTAGTCAAACCATACATGGATGAG gttaTAGTTGATCAGTTTGTCAAGTCCAACCCTAACGGTCTTAAGATGATGTACACAAAGCTGTTGGAGTTTGTGCCTCACCATTGTCGACTGCTGCGAGAGGTGACTGGTGGGGCAATCTCTAG TGATAAAGCAGACATTGTTCCAGGATATGACTTCTTGGTGAACTCTGTTTGGCCTGAGATCATTAGAGGTGTTGAGGAAAGAGTCCCTTCCCTTTTCAGTGCTGGAAACCCAGATGTATTTTATGAG AGATACACTGTCAGCATGGATTTTGTTCGTAAGTTTGAAAGGCAGTGTGGTTCCCAGGCCAGCGTAAAGAGGCTGCGAGCACATCCGTGCTACCAGAGCTTCCAGAACAAATGGAACCTGCCAGTGTACTTCCAGCTGCG GTTCAAGGAGATTGCTGGAAGTCTAGAAAATGCCATTTCTGATGGACTAGAGGCAGCTCCAG CGGGCAGCAGCTACCACCTGCAGGTGACCGAAGTGTTGTGGAGCTGTGTGTGCAGGTGCTGGGCTGACCAGGTGTACCTGTCACCGCTTGCTCATCGATTTTGGAAACTAACACTTCAGCTGATTTCCAGATACACCACCTTTCTTACTGAG GTCCTAACAAAAACACCCCCTGCAGACACTAGCAAAGATTCGATAAGACCGCTCCCAAGTTCTGCCTCCTCCACCTCCAGCCGTACATCGCAGGATGCAGACAGTGAAACTGGTGGCCCCACCGTTTTGTCTACCAAGAAGCTCGTCTTCATTGCAGCTGATGTTGATAAATTACAAGGACAg ATTCCAGATATCTCTGAGATGATCAAGGCAAAATTGGAGAGTATTGGGTTCAAAAACTTTGCCATTGTTTCAG AAGCCTTGCAGGATTCCAGTGCATCCCTGTCCAGCTGCGTCCCCACACTGAACAGCAGAATGACTCAGCATCTAACAGAAAGGAGCGTTCGTTTCCTGAAAAATGCTTCAGAAGTCCCACGACTTTATCGAAGGACTAACAAG GAAGTGCCCACAAGAGCCTCAGCCTATATGGACAATGCACTTCAGCCACTCCATCAGCTGGTGACTAACTCCAAAAATGTGGTGAAAGACTCCATTATCCTGGAGTGGCTGCGGGTCACACTCTCAGACTGCACCCATAG GTATTTTGAGACTATATCGGATGTGCTAAGCTCAGTGAGGAAGATGGAGGAAAGTCTAAAGAGGTTGAAACAGGCTAGGAAAACCACCACCACCAGCACCATAGGCATCAATGCAGGGCCATCAGATGACAGTAAGATCCGCCTGCAGCTGGCACTGGATACGAATAACCTTTCACACC agatTGAGAAGATGGGTCTTCAGCCAAGTGACATCACCATGTTTTCTTCTCTGCTGGAACTGGTACAGGAAGCAAGAGATCTTGCTTCAGCAGAGCAAACAGGGTCCTAA
- the LOC109051573 gene encoding piggyBac transposable element-derived protein 5-like, which yields MAECGRRGLSLLEEARSRYESLQISDDVFGESGDDSSENPFYSTTGDSNSDNYTETNPDDAGAGETRGQSCGPPGSLSNGQAQEEGWSDSLQDLSVPHYQDTHGPTQKMSVTATAMDFFQLFVPDNLIQNMVTQTNMYAKKYQERFGSDEGWTNVTLTEMKAFLGYVTSTSVNRCESVLSIWSSGFFSNRSIALKMSQARFEKILKYFHIVAFRSSHGGSQGLYKIQPFLDSLQQSFSSSFRPSQTQVLHEPLIDEDPVFITTCTERELRKRKKRKFSLWVRQCSSTGFICQIYVHLKEGPGPDGLDTLKNKPQLHSLVAKQLCQNLAGRNAIIFTGPSITSLNLFQEFEKQGIYCCGLLSTRKSDCTGLPQSMLINTEATQQRGQSHIKMRGNLSIINWYNKGNFRFLTNAYPPTKEGVIIKRKSGEIPCPLAVEAFAAHLSYICKYDDKYSKYFIFHKPNKTWQQVFWLTISIAINNAYILYKMSDAYHVKRYSRAQFGERLVKELLDMDDCSPTQ from the exons ATGGCGGAGTGTGGAAGGAGGGGACTGTCGCTCCTCGAGGAAGCGCGTTCTCGCTACGAGAGCCTGCAGATTTCCGATGATGTGTTCGGGGAGTCAGGAGACGACAGCAGCGAAAACCCCTTTTACAGTACAACGGGAGACTCCAATTCGGATAACTACACGGAGACAAATCCGGACGATGCCGGAGCAGGTGAAACTAGGGGTCAGAGCTGCGGTCCCCCCGGTTCCCTCTCCAACGGCCAGGCGCAGGAGGAGGGCTGGAGTGACTCGCTACAGGACCTCAGCGTGCCCCACTATCAGGACACTCATG GTCCGACACAGAAAATGTCTGTCACTGCCACAGCCATGGACTTCTTCCAGCTGTTTGTCCCTGACAACCTCATTCAGAACATGGTGACCCAGACCAACATGTATGCCAAGAAGTACCAGGAGCGCTTTGGCAGCGATGAAGGATGGACCAATGTGACGCTGACTGAGATGAAGGCTTTTCTGGGCTATGTTACTTCTACTAGCGTGAACCGTTGCGAGTCAGTGCTGAGCATCTGGAGCAGCGGATTCTTCAGTAACCGCAGCATCGCGCTCAAAATGAGCCAGGCACGGTTCGAGAAGATCCTCAAGTACTTCCACATCGTAGCCTTCCGCTCCAGCCACGGTGGCAGTCAGGGCCTCTATAAGATCCAACCCTTCCTGGACTCTCTCCAGCAGAGCTTCTCCTCATCCTTCAGGCCCTCACAGACACAG GTCCTCCATGAGCCCTTGATTGATGAGGACCCTGTATTCATTACCACATGTACAGAGAGGGAGCTGCgcaagaggaagaagaggaagttCAGCCTGTGGGTGCGACAGTGCAGCTCCACTGGTTTCATCTGTCAG ATCTATGTCCATCTAAAGGAGGGTCCAGGTCCGGATGGTTTAGACACGCTGAAAAATAAACCCCAGCTTCACAGTCTGGTGGCCAAGCAGCTCTGTCAGAATCTGGCTGGCCGTAATGCAATCATCTTCACTGGCCCAAGCATCACAAGTCTAAACTTGTTTCAGGAATTTGAGAAACAGG GCATCTACTGCTGCGGGTTGTTGAGCACCAGGAAGAGCGATTGTACAGGTCTTCCTCAGTCTATGCTGATCAATACTGAGGCTACACAGCAACGTGGCCAGTCTCACATTAAGATGAGAGGAAATTTGTCCATAATCAACTGGTACAACAAAGGCAACTTCAGGTTCCTCACTAATGCCTACCCTCCTACTAAAGAAG GGGTGATCATTAAGAGGAAGAGTGGAGAAATCCCTTGTCCCCTTGCTGTGGAGGCCTTTGCTGCGCACCTGAGTTACATCTGCAAATATGATGACAAGTACAGCAA GTACTTCATTTTCCACAAGCCTAATAAGACCTGGCAACAGGTGTTTTGGCTAACCATCAGCATCGCCATCAACAATGCCTATATTCTTTACAAGATGTCAGACGCCTACCACGTCAAACGCTACAGCCGGGCACAGTTCGGCGAGAGGCTGGTGAAGGAGCTCCTGGATATGGATGACTGCTCACCCACTCAGTGA